The window TTGCTTCTTCGATAGAAGAAACACCTGTTATGCGGAGATGAGGATCGCCGATGACGCGACCCTCCAGCATCTTGGCAATTTCACTCAGGGATATCGCCATCGTAGATCTCCATCCTGTCAGAAAAAGGCCGCCGAGCGAGGCCTACTTATTGAAGTTCCCGTCGAGCTTCTCAATCACCTGAGGAGTGATATCATTTGATTCACTTGAAAAGATTACCGTGCCCCCTTCATTATTTTTATCAAAAACAACAAAGTATCCTTCCTGCTCCGCAATCGCCTTCACAGCCAGTTCCAGTTTTTTATTAAACTTTCTGAGAGACTCAACCTTCTTTTTCTGTACCTCCGCATTAAGCTCCCTCGCCTTGTTCTGGTATTCGATCAGTTTTCTCTGGAACTCAACCTGCTTTACTTTTTTGGCCTCCGGGGAAAGGAGGGACCCCTGCCGGGTCAAATCTTCTTCGAGTTGCTTTAGCTCTCTCTCTTCAAGGTCGATCACCTTTTGACGCGTCGTGACATACTCTTCCATTTTTTCCTGAACACTTTTCCCCTCTTTTGAGATTTCCAATACCTTCTGAGCATTCACGAATCCAATTTTCTCCGAATCAGCAAAAGCCCTTCCAGATTGAACGAAGAGTAAAACAACCACTAAATAAAATAAGCTCTTTCTCATTATTCCTCCAGTATCCAAAAAAAAACCCATTTGTAAACAATGCACCCATGCACGGCCCCGGTCTTTCCACGACCACACCATACGCCCTAACCTTCTCTCTTCCCCTTGTTAAAAAAGTGTCCCAATTGAAAATTCTACCGTCCGGGTCGGCTCGTCCGGTCTGGGGCTTAAATTCCAGCCCCACTCCAGCCTGAGCGGACCGACCGGCGAGATCCACCGGATTCCAAAACCCGCGGCCTTCCTCATCCCAGAAGAGTGAATAAGTTCATCATCGTCAAAGGCGGCACCATAATCATAGAAAAGAAGCGCCTTGATTTGTGCCTCTTTTACAATGGGGACCAGATACTCGACATTAAAGAAAAGGACTTTATTCCCTCCCAAAACCTCTCCAGTCCCAGGAACAGTGGGCCCGGCCTTTCCGAATTTAAACCCGCGAACCGTGTTGATCCCTCCGGTAAAAAACCGCTCTCCCACTGGCAGCACCTTGTCTTCTATCCCACTCGCATACCCAATACGCCCATGGAGAGAAAAGATATGATTCCACCAGAGCGGGAAGAATCGGCTTGAGTCTCCAATGATCTTAAGATAGGCATTGTCCCCTCCAAGGAAAGTTCCGGCATATTCCACGGTGACTGAATTTCGTGAACCGCTTTTCGGGTCAAAGGCAAAATCCCGCGTATCTCGCGTGAGAGAGAACCCGACCGCGCTTGTCAATGTTTTCCCCAGCAAGGCCTGCTCTTGAACCTGCAAGGGAACAATCGGATCGATAGTACCATCAGAAAGAAGCTGCAGGTCAGAGACCTGTAATTCTTCTGCAGTATAACTCACACTGGATCTGACATATTCTCCGAAAGATCGGCCCAGGATCAGATTACCCCCTATCCGCTTCTCCCGATAAGTGCCAAAACTTCTTTCCTGGTTAAAGAGATCGACCGTCCCTGAAAGATTCCGATCAAAGAGATAAGGTTCACGGAAGGTTAAACGATAGGTCGTCCTTCTTTTCCCTGTATCTACTTTAACCCTCAAGAGCTGTCCCTTGCCTAAAAAGTTCCCCAAGGTTACATCCATTGTGGCAATGAAACGATCTACGGAACTGTATCCGCCACCAATGCTGAAGGTGCCCGTCGGCTTCTCTTTCACCGTAACATCAAGGTCCACCCATCCTGGTTCGATCTGCTTTGGAACAATTTCGACATTTTCAAAGAAGTTTAAATTTTGCAAGCGCTGAAAACTCCGCCTCAACAACTTGGTATTGACCATCTCCTGCTCGTTGACTCGAATCTCTCTCCGAATAACCTTGTCGCGGGTTTTAGTATTTCCAGAAATATGGATCTCCCGAACTTTCGCACGGTCCCCTTCGCTCACCCTAAAAACAATATCAACAATATCTTCCCCCTGTCGGGCGTTCAATTGGGGGACAACATTTGCGTATATATAACCCTTCTCACCAAAGAGATCGACTATCCCCATAATATCCCGACGAAGCTGACCTCGGTTAAAGATTTCTCCCTTTTTTGTCACCGTTTTTTCGATTAAGGCCTTCTTTTCCAATATGGTGCTTCCTTCGTATTGAATGCCACCAACCGTGAATTGTTCCCCTTCTATGACGGGGATGACAATGTCAAACCACTCATTGTCATCGCTCAAAACAACCTGAGGCGCGTCCACCTGTATCTGAAGATAACCGTGATTTGCGTAATACGCTCTCACCCGCTCCACATCCGCCTCGAGGGCTTCCTTCTTGTAACGTCCCGATTCTGTCAACCACGAGGTCAGCCAAAAGTAAGTTGACGATTCCATGCCTTTTTTCAAAACCTTGTCCTTGAAGGCCTTGTTCCCTTCAAAACGAATCTTGCGGATGTAGGCCTGCTCCCCTTCTTCAATAAGAAAGGTTAGGACCGCCTGATTGTTCGCTAGGACTTGTGTAACCGGGGTAACTCTCGCATTGTAATATGCCTCAGATTCATAAATACCCTTCAACTTTCGAACATAGGACCGAATTGCCTCGGCATCGATAAAGGTTTCGGTTCGAATAGGGACTTTTTCTTCAAGCTGCTCTTTAGCAATGTTTTCATTCCCCTCATAAACAACATCAATCAGAAATGGTTTTTCATGGACGATAAAGAAGAGGGCAATCCCCCCTTCGAGTCCCTCCGACTCAACCTCGACATGATCAAAAAACCCAAGACGATAGATGCGGTCCACATCGTTCTTCACCGCTTCCGGAGAGAAAAAATCCCCCTCTTGAAGAGATAACCTGGACCGGATCGTTGTCCTGTCTATCTTATCGTTCCCCTTCACCTCGATCAACTTGATCTGGATCTCTTTTTCTTGCGCAAAAGCGATAGGAGAAAAGGTCACACAGATGAAGAGAAGAAGAGAAAAAGGGTTGAAATACTTCATCAATAGGACAACCTTCTCCCAAGCTCAAAATCTTTACATGCTATCATTTTAAAGGGTTTTTGTAAATACAAAATCAGCCCCCAAAAGGCCGCAAACGAGACCTAGGACAAAGGCTCAAGTCGATTGAGAGAACAGAAAATGGAGTCTGTCGGGATAATAGGTCGTCGCGAGGAAATCCGACTTATCGAAAATAGAAGCTTCGCTTTATTCCTTTAATCGCTCGCCAAATTCCGTTCTTATCAGGGTGGGGTTTGCACTCTCTATACATGTTCAGGATTCGCTTATTTTTTCTGGAATTTTTGTCGCGTGGCTCTTCCCTTTCCCACGGAGGCAGGGGAAGGTCTGAACGATTTCCTTTGGCGGCGAAACGGTTTTGGGCGGATAAACAAGTCATCCTCTGCCCATTCCACCGGGATCTTGTGTCCTATATATGCCTCGATCTCCTCAAGGCCCATCACATATTCCTCATCCGCCAGACAGATCGCCTTACCCCTCGCGCCCGCCCGCGCTGTTCGGCCAATCCGGTGGACATAAGCCTCCCGGTCCTGAGGAAGATCATAGTTGAATACAAGATCTACCCCCTCGATATGTAAGCCTCTCGATGCAACATCCGTGGCAACCAAAATAGAAACCTCTCGCGCCTTGAACCGCTCCAGAGCACGCATCCTCTGTTTTTGGGGGAGATCCCCCGTGATCGCCTTCGCCTGATAGCCTTGCACAACCAATCGTTCAGAAAGGGTCTCGCCCTGATGTTTTGTATTCACAAAGATCAAAACCCGTTCCCATTCCTCCTTCTTCAGAAGGCCGAGAAGCAGCGAGAACTTCACGGCACGCTCAACATGAAAAAGGACCTGTTCGACCTTTTCAGCGGTAACCTGCTCGGGAGTCACCGCAATCTTTACCGGGTTATTCATATGTTCATAAGCCATTTCCATCACCCGATGGCTCAGGGTTGCAGAAAAAAGCATCGACTGACGGTGATTATAAGGGGGGAGTCGGCGCATCAGGTAGCGGAGGTCGGCAATAAACCCCATGTCAAACAT of the Candidatus Manganitrophaceae bacterium genome contains:
- a CDS encoding OmpH family outer membrane protein; translated protein: MVWSWKDRGRAWVHCLQMGFFLDTGGIMRKSLFYLVVVLLFVQSGRAFADSEKIGFVNAQKVLEISKEGKSVQEKMEEYVTTRQKVIDLEERELKQLEEDLTRQGSLLSPEAKKVKQVEFQRKLIEYQNKARELNAEVQKKKVESLRKFNKKLELAVKAIAEQEGYFVVFDKNNEGGTVIFSSESNDITPQVIEKLDGNFNK
- the bamA gene encoding outer membrane protein assembly factor BamA — translated: MKYFNPFSLLLFICVTFSPIAFAQEKEIQIKLIEVKGNDKIDRTTIRSRLSLQEGDFFSPEAVKNDVDRIYRLGFFDHVEVESEGLEGGIALFFIVHEKPFLIDVVYEGNENIAKEQLEEKVPIRTETFIDAEAIRSYVRKLKGIYESEAYYNARVTPVTQVLANNQAVLTFLIEEGEQAYIRKIRFEGNKAFKDKVLKKGMESSTYFWLTSWLTESGRYKKEALEADVERVRAYYANHGYLQIQVDAPQVVLSDDNEWFDIVIPVIEGEQFTVGGIQYEGSTILEKKALIEKTVTKKGEIFNRGQLRRDIMGIVDLFGEKGYIYANVVPQLNARQGEDIVDIVFRVSEGDRAKVREIHISGNTKTRDKVIRREIRVNEQEMVNTKLLRRSFQRLQNLNFFENVEIVPKQIEPGWVDLDVTVKEKPTGTFSIGGGYSSVDRFIATMDVTLGNFLGKGQLLRVKVDTGKRRTTYRLTFREPYLFDRNLSGTVDLFNQERSFGTYREKRIGGNLILGRSFGEYVRSSVSYTAEELQVSDLQLLSDGTIDPIVPLQVQEQALLGKTLTSAVGFSLTRDTRDFAFDPKSGSRNSVTVEYAGTFLGGDNAYLKIIGDSSRFFPLWWNHIFSLHGRIGYASGIEDKVLPVGERFFTGGINTVRGFKFGKAGPTVPGTGEVLGGNKVLFFNVEYLVPIVKEAQIKALLFYDYGAAFDDDELIHSSGMRKAAGFGIRWISPVGPLRLEWGWNLSPRPDEPTRTVEFSIGTLF
- a CDS encoding DEAD/DEAH box helicase, which encodes MSTEFRMLPIPPAVLEGIEKLGFKVCTPIQEETLPLTLAGKDVAGQAQTGTGKTGAFLIALFTRLLNATPPPRSKVSSPRAIVIAPTRELVVQIMEEAKILGVGTPFKILAVYGGIDYQKQRLELSEGVDLLIGTPGRLIDYFKQKVYTLKQAEVMVIDEADRMFDMGFIADLRYLMRRLPPYNHRQSMLFSATLSHRVMEMAYEHMNNPVKIAVTPEQVTAEKVEQVLFHVERAVKFSLLLGLLKKEEWERVLIFVNTKHQGETLSERLVVQGYQAKAITGDLPQKQRMRALERFKAREVSILVATDVASRGLHIEGVDLVFNYDLPQDREAYVHRIGRTARAGARGKAICLADEEYVMGLEEIEAYIGHKIPVEWAEDDLFIRPKPFRRQRKSFRPSPASVGKGRATRQKFQKK